In one Bartonella grahamii subsp. shimonis genomic region, the following are encoded:
- the waaA gene encoding lipid IV(A) 3-deoxy-D-manno-octulosonic acid transferase, with the protein MVELKAHTALLSYRMIGFCLWPVIPFYLFFRAIRGKEEWCRKKERLGKSSHVRPQGSLVWLHAASVGETLALLPLISYILSLKINVLITTGTVTSSTLVKKHFGNRLIHQYAPLDLDFAVRRFIRHWKPDLVLICESEIWPLRIKELAKMRIPQILVNAHMSERSFKAWQKRRVFAKHIFKDIDLAIGQNERDVAYYHTLGVKSVTFSGNLKADVFLVENQALLARYRNAIGNRPVWAAVSTHEGEEEIAFEVHKIVKNYLPDLLTIIVPRHPERSEDLIRKCDNKGLRFIRRSRDAVPNMNTDILWGDTIGEMGLFLRLSKVSFVGKSLCGNGGHNPLELALLGSAILTGPHVSNFQEMFEQFLTHDAAYMVQDTKQLAIQVYKLLTNETLRQEMVDKAYEVATGMAGALERTLKILDPFLQPLVIQTGLRQRQGRYAY; encoded by the coding sequence ATGGTAGAATTAAAGGCACATACGGCTCTTTTAAGCTATCGGATGATTGGTTTTTGCTTATGGCCTGTTATTCCTTTTTATTTGTTCTTTCGTGCTATTCGTGGAAAAGAAGAGTGGTGTCGCAAAAAAGAGCGTTTAGGTAAAAGTTCTCATGTACGCCCCCAAGGTTCGTTAGTTTGGTTACATGCAGCAAGTGTTGGGGAAACACTTGCACTTCTTCCACTTATAAGTTATATTTTATCATTGAAAATCAATGTGTTAATTACAACTGGGACTGTGACGTCTTCTACTCTTGTTAAAAAACATTTTGGTAATAGGTTGATTCATCAATATGCTCCTTTGGATTTAGATTTTGCAGTGCGCCGTTTTATTCGTCATTGGAAGCCTGATCTCGTCTTGATTTGTGAATCAGAAATTTGGCCTCTTCGTATTAAAGAACTTGCAAAAATGCGTATTCCGCAGATTTTGGTTAATGCCCATATGTCTGAACGTTCTTTTAAAGCTTGGCAAAAACGACGCGTTTTTGCCAAACATATTTTTAAGGATATTGATTTGGCGATTGGTCAAAACGAAAGAGATGTAGCTTATTACCATACACTTGGCGTAAAATCTGTTACGTTTTCTGGTAATCTTAAGGCTGATGTTTTTTTGGTTGAAAATCAAGCATTGCTTGCACGTTATCGTAATGCTATCGGCAATCGCCCAGTTTGGGCAGCTGTGTCAACGCATGAAGGGGAAGAGGAGATAGCTTTTGAGGTCCATAAGATTGTTAAAAATTATTTGCCAGATTTATTAACAATTATTGTGCCTCGTCATCCTGAACGTTCAGAAGATCTTATCAGAAAATGTGACAATAAGGGCTTACGTTTTATTCGTAGGAGTAGAGATGCTGTTCCAAACATGAATACTGATATTTTATGGGGAGATACAATTGGAGAAATGGGACTTTTTCTTCGCTTATCGAAAGTTTCTTTCGTTGGTAAGTCGTTATGTGGAAATGGTGGACACAATCCATTGGAATTGGCTTTGCTTGGTTCCGCTATTTTGACAGGGCCCCATGTTTCAAATTTTCAAGAGATGTTCGAACAATTTTTAACGCATGATGCAGCATATATGGTTCAAGATACAAAACAGCTTGCTATTCAGGTGTATAAGCTTTTAACAAATGAAACATTGCGACAAGAAATGGTTGATAAGGCTTATGAAGTGGCAACAGGTATGGCAGGTGCACTTGAGCGCACATTAAAGATTTTAGATCCATTTTTACAACCCCTTGTAATACAAACAGGTTTACGTCAGCGTCAGGGTAGATATGCATATTAG
- the lpxK gene encoding tetraacyldisaccharide 4'-kinase: MHISAPHFWWKNKSFLRFVLAPVSWGYGYFSSRFMARQPPMIDLPVLCIGNFTCGGAGKTPVVIAFTKVAKELGFVPGIVSRGYGGSVKGVHLVNEKNDTPHNVGDEALLLARHTFVAVSPNRYAAAQRLKKEGCNLILMDDGFQSRRLYMDYTLLVVDAMRGFGNGAVFPAGPLRVPLKTQFSFMDSVLLIGHSDLSDNVAFLVSRTGKPLYRAHLKASASDEVSGKSFLAFAGIGNPDKFFKSIKELSGYVVQTYVYPDHYFFTDKNLKSLIQKAKMHNLWLATTAKDYIRIQTIHTQKDLKNLIVFDVNVDFVQKDFCRMVLEEVMTRFRKRSLEFSFLKNGKG, encoded by the coding sequence ATGCATATTAGCGCCCCCCATTTTTGGTGGAAAAATAAAAGCTTTTTGCGTTTTGTATTAGCTCCAGTTTCATGGGGGTATGGTTATTTTTCAAGTCGTTTTATGGCAAGACAGCCTCCTATGATTGATCTGCCAGTTTTGTGTATTGGAAATTTTACATGTGGCGGTGCGGGTAAAACGCCAGTTGTTATTGCTTTTACCAAAGTGGCTAAAGAACTTGGTTTCGTACCTGGTATTGTATCACGTGGTTATGGTGGATCAGTTAAAGGGGTACATCTTGTAAATGAGAAAAATGATACTCCACACAATGTTGGAGATGAGGCACTTTTACTTGCACGGCATACTTTTGTAGCTGTATCACCTAATCGTTATGCAGCGGCACAACGGCTGAAAAAAGAGGGATGTAATCTTATTTTAATGGATGACGGATTTCAAAGTCGCCGTCTTTATATGGATTATACGTTACTCGTTGTTGATGCGATGCGCGGTTTTGGTAATGGAGCTGTCTTTCCAGCAGGACCTTTGCGCGTACCATTAAAAACGCAGTTTTCTTTTATGGATAGTGTTTTATTGATTGGTCACTCCGATTTGTCTGATAATGTTGCTTTTCTTGTTTCTCGTACCGGAAAGCCTTTATATCGTGCTCATCTTAAGGCAAGTGCCTCTGATGAGGTTTCAGGAAAATCATTTTTGGCATTTGCCGGTATTGGCAATCCAGATAAATTTTTTAAATCTATTAAAGAATTGTCTGGTTATGTGGTACAAACTTACGTGTACCCAGACCACTATTTTTTCACAGATAAAAATTTAAAAAGCCTTATACAAAAGGCTAAAATGCACAATTTATGGCTAGCAACAACAGCTAAAGATTATATCCGTATACAGACAATTCACACGCAAAAAGATTTGAAAAATCTTATTGTCTTTGATGTGAATGTCGATTTTGTTCAAAAAGATTTCTGTCGTATGGTCCTTGAGGAGGTCATGACCCGCTTTAGAAAACGTTCCCTTGAATTTTCTTTTCTAAAAAACGGCAAAGGCTAA
- a CDS encoding DUF2093 domain-containing protein gives MFSDRQREAKIHYSNNGYDIIEYGTYTICAVSGQKIPIDDLKYWNHLRQEAYASCEISYQRELECNPYLKQLLKTKEK, from the coding sequence ATGTTTTCCGACCGTCAACGCGAAGCAAAAATTCATTATTCTAATAATGGATATGATATTATAGAATATGGGACCTACACCATTTGTGCTGTTAGCGGACAAAAAATTCCTATAGATGATTTAAAATATTGGAATCATCTCCGCCAAGAAGCATATGCCAGTTGTGAAATCTCCTATCAGCGCGAACTTGAATGCAACCCATATCTCAAGCAATTGTTAAAAACAAAAGAAAAATAA
- the mutL gene encoding DNA mismatch repair endonuclease MutL, translating to MIIRHLSENIINQIAAGEVIERPANVVKELVENAIDAGATRIEIIIANGGKNFIKVSDNGYGIPADQLTLAISRHCTSKITDDVHNICFLGFRGEALPSIGSVAKLKLISRTKSAENAAEISVTAGKIVGPKPAAANLGTIVEVRDLFFVTPARLKFMKTDRAETNAISDMIKRIAIAFPHIRFSLSGLDRTSMELPATENNIQGQLQRITQIMGKEFAPNSIALNAEREAVRLTGFACLPSFNRNNSLHQFAYVNGRPVRDKFLWGAIRGAYADVITRDRYPVAILFIDLPPAEVDVNVHPAKADVRFRDPGLIRSLIVGAIREALQQSGIRPTSTRSEATLAAFQIQQPLGNFKNTHQSSSYSPQPHHFAAASMIHKPLDITSSFGLKEDATPIMEGLNIPSGDAYIPSTTPSSEELSYPLGAAKAQIHKNYIIAQTQDSLIIVDQHAAHERLVYEALKNALYSKPLPSQLLLIPEIVELSEEDATCLLTHKAALQKFGLGIEPFGPGAIVVRETPSMLGEINVQALIKDLADEAAEYDTTNNLKAMLDYVAATMACHGSIRSGRLLRPEEMNTLLRQIEATPNTSTCNHGRPTYIELKLADIERLFGRK from the coding sequence ATGATTATACGCCATCTTAGCGAAAATATTATTAATCAAATCGCCGCTGGTGAAGTTATTGAACGACCTGCAAATGTTGTCAAAGAACTTGTTGAAAACGCTATTGATGCTGGTGCAACACGCATCGAAATTATTATAGCAAATGGTGGAAAAAATTTTATAAAGGTGAGTGATAATGGTTATGGAATTCCTGCAGATCAATTAACTTTAGCAATTTCTCGCCATTGTACCTCAAAGATTACCGATGACGTACACAATATCTGCTTCCTTGGGTTTAGAGGAGAAGCCCTCCCCTCTATTGGTTCTGTTGCTAAACTTAAACTCATTTCACGAACAAAAAGTGCTGAGAACGCTGCTGAAATTTCCGTTACTGCAGGAAAAATTGTAGGACCCAAACCAGCTGCTGCAAATCTTGGAACAATTGTTGAAGTTCGTGATCTTTTCTTTGTCACACCGGCACGATTAAAATTTATGAAAACTGATCGAGCTGAAACAAATGCTATTAGCGATATGATTAAGCGAATTGCTATCGCATTTCCACATATCCGCTTTTCTCTTTCAGGACTCGACAGAACATCTATGGAACTACCTGCTACAGAAAATAATATTCAAGGACAATTACAACGTATTACGCAAATTATGGGAAAAGAATTCGCGCCTAATAGCATCGCACTGAATGCTGAACGCGAAGCAGTACGCTTAACGGGTTTTGCCTGTTTGCCATCTTTCAACCGAAATAACAGCCTTCATCAATTTGCTTATGTTAATGGGCGTCCCGTGCGTGATAAATTTCTATGGGGAGCTATCCGAGGCGCTTATGCTGATGTCATAACACGAGATCGTTATCCTGTCGCTATTCTTTTTATTGATCTCCCACCTGCTGAGGTAGATGTTAATGTACATCCAGCTAAAGCTGATGTGCGATTCCGTGATCCAGGGTTAATTCGTAGTTTGATCGTTGGAGCTATTCGTGAAGCATTGCAGCAATCTGGTATTCGCCCTACTTCAACCCGTTCTGAAGCAACGCTAGCTGCATTTCAAATACAACAACCATTAGGTAATTTTAAGAACACGCACCAGTCCTCTTCTTATAGCCCACAGCCTCATCATTTTGCCGCCGCTTCAATGATTCACAAACCGTTGGATATTACCAGCTCTTTTGGTTTAAAAGAAGATGCTACTCCTATTATGGAGGGCTTAAATATACCAAGTGGGGATGCATACATTCCAAGCACGACACCTTCATCAGAAGAGTTATCTTACCCATTAGGAGCAGCTAAAGCACAAATCCATAAAAACTATATTATCGCCCAAACTCAAGATAGTTTGATCATTGTCGATCAGCATGCAGCTCACGAACGATTGGTTTATGAAGCACTCAAAAATGCACTTTATTCCAAACCGCTTCCTTCACAGTTATTACTTATTCCTGAAATTGTAGAACTCTCTGAAGAGGATGCAACATGCCTTTTAACGCACAAAGCTGCTTTGCAAAAATTTGGATTAGGAATAGAGCCATTTGGACCCGGAGCAATCGTTGTGCGTGAAACACCTTCCATGTTAGGAGAGATCAATGTACAAGCCCTTATTAAAGATCTCGCAGATGAGGCCGCTGAGTATGATACAACAAACAATTTAAAAGCGATGCTTGATTATGTTGCAGCAACTATGGCTTGTCACGGTTCAATACGGTCAGGGCGCCTTTTACGCCCCGAAGAAATGAACACACTATTACGACAAATAGAGGCAACACCTAATACAAGTACATGTAATCATGGACGCCCTACTTATATTGAACTCAAATTGGCAGATATAGAACGGCTTTTTGGCAGAAAATAA
- a CDS encoding 2'-deoxycytidine 5'-triphosphate deaminase, whose translation MTRISGILADSDIQALIENNFLKAQYPFDRSQIQPASLDLRLGEKAYRIRASFMPGPDTKVLDKLERLKLHEFDLRDGAVLETGCVYIVPLLESLALPEFLSAVANPKSSTGRLDIFTRVITDNAQEFDKICAGYHGPLYLEISPRTFPILVHKGSHLSQLRFRKGQSYLNEIELHTLQKQEILISENLPNISVGGIGLSINLKGDENGLIGYRGKHHTSVIDIDKRAVAHVLDFWEPLFDRGQRELVLDPDEFYILVSRESVHVPPLYAAEMTPFDPLVGEFRVHYAGFFDPGFGHKEAGGKGARAVLEVRSHEVPFILEHGQMIGRLVYEHMLNRPSTLYGHDVGSHYQAQGLKLSKHFK comes from the coding sequence ATGACGCGTATAAGCGGTATTTTAGCAGATAGTGATATACAAGCTTTGATTGAGAATAATTTTCTCAAGGCTCAATATCCGTTTGATAGATCTCAAATACAACCAGCAAGCCTTGATCTTCGTTTAGGGGAGAAAGCTTATCGTATACGTGCTTCTTTTATGCCGGGACCTGATACAAAAGTTTTGGATAAGCTTGAACGGTTAAAGTTGCATGAGTTTGATTTACGAGACGGGGCCGTTTTGGAAACGGGGTGTGTTTATATTGTTCCTCTTTTGGAAAGTTTGGCTTTACCAGAGTTTTTATCTGCTGTTGCCAATCCCAAAAGTTCAACAGGCAGATTAGATATTTTTACACGTGTCATTACGGATAATGCTCAGGAGTTTGATAAAATTTGTGCTGGTTATCATGGTCCACTTTATTTGGAAATTAGTCCACGTACATTTCCAATTTTGGTGCATAAAGGCTCACATTTATCACAGCTTCGGTTTAGAAAAGGGCAAAGTTATTTAAATGAAATTGAGTTGCACACTTTGCAAAAGCAAGAAATACTGATATCGGAGAATCTTCCTAATATTAGCGTTGGTGGTATTGGTCTTTCCATTAATTTAAAGGGAGACGAAAACGGGCTTATAGGTTATCGTGGTAAACATCATACAAGTGTTATTGATATTGATAAACGTGCTGTTGCCCACGTTTTAGATTTTTGGGAACCTCTTTTTGATCGTGGTCAAAGGGAGTTGGTTCTTGATCCTGATGAATTTTACATTTTAGTTTCACGAGAGTCTGTTCATGTGCCTCCACTTTATGCCGCAGAAATGACTCCTTTTGATCCTTTAGTGGGTGAGTTTAGGGTGCATTATGCAGGCTTTTTTGATCCAGGATTTGGGCATAAGGAGGCGGGTGGAAAAGGGGCAAGAGCGGTTTTAGAAGTGCGGAGCCATGAAGTTCCTTTTATCTTAGAGCATGGTCAAATGATTGGCCGTTTGGTCTATGAGCATATGCTGAATCGGCCTTCAACCCTTTATGGGCATGATGTTGGATCACATTATCAAGCACAGGGGTTAAAGTTGTCCAAGCATTTTAAATGA
- the lldD gene encoding FMN-dependent L-lactate dehydrogenase LldD yields MIISSTLDYRKAAKRRLPPFLFHYIDGGAYAEETMRHNCTDLQALALRQRILRQVGEVDLSIKLFDQTLDLPIVLAPVGLTGMYARRGEVKAARAAAAKGIPFTLSSVSVCPIAEVQEAVGGAFWFQLYVLKDRGFMRDVLERAWLAGVRTLVFTVDMSVPGARYRDAHSGMSGPYAGLRRFLQAFTHPYWAWNVGVMGRPHDLGNVSTYLKKKIALDDYVGWLGTNFDPSIGWHDLQWIRNFWKGKMILKGILDPEDAREAVKFGADGIVVSNHGGRQLDGVLSTTRALPAIVDAVKDHLTILVDSGVRSGLDVVRMIAQGADAVMIGRAFVYALAAAGKKGVMHLLDLFANEMRVAMTLTGTQTIKDITRKSLVNIDVFK; encoded by the coding sequence ATGATTATTTCTTCAACACTTGATTATCGTAAGGCAGCAAAGCGTCGTCTTCCTCCCTTTCTTTTTCATTATATTGATGGTGGGGCTTATGCTGAAGAAACGATGCGACATAATTGTACAGATCTTCAAGCACTTGCACTGCGTCAAAGGATTCTAAGGCAAGTTGGTGAAGTTGATCTTTCAATCAAGCTTTTTGATCAGACACTTGATTTACCGATTGTACTTGCACCTGTTGGGCTAACGGGCATGTATGCACGTCGTGGAGAGGTAAAAGCAGCGCGTGCCGCAGCGGCAAAAGGGATTCCTTTTACTTTATCCTCTGTTTCAGTTTGTCCCATTGCGGAAGTTCAAGAAGCGGTTGGAGGTGCATTTTGGTTTCAACTTTATGTTCTCAAAGATCGCGGTTTCATGCGTGATGTACTAGAACGGGCTTGGTTAGCTGGTGTACGCACGTTGGTGTTTACAGTTGATATGTCAGTTCCTGGTGCACGTTATCGTGATGCGCATTCAGGGATGTCTGGTCCTTATGCTGGATTACGTCGTTTTTTACAAGCTTTTACTCATCCATATTGGGCTTGGAACGTTGGTGTTATGGGGCGTCCCCATGATCTTGGAAATGTCTCCACTTATCTCAAAAAGAAAATTGCGTTGGATGATTACGTTGGTTGGCTTGGAACAAATTTTGATCCATCAATTGGTTGGCATGATCTACAATGGATTCGCAATTTTTGGAAAGGAAAAATGATTTTGAAAGGTATTCTTGATCCAGAAGATGCACGAGAAGCAGTAAAATTTGGTGCGGATGGTATTGTTGTTTCTAATCACGGCGGACGTCAGCTTGATGGTGTATTATCAACAACACGAGCGTTGCCTGCAATTGTGGATGCTGTAAAGGATCATTTGACTATTTTAGTGGACTCAGGTGTTCGTTCTGGTCTTGATGTTGTACGCATGATAGCACAAGGTGCGGATGCTGTTATGATTGGCCGTGCTTTTGTTTATGCGCTTGCAGCAGCAGGTAAGAAAGGTGTTATGCACCTCCTTGATCTTTTTGCCAATGAAATGCGGGTAGCTATGACACTGACCGGTACTCAGACAATTAAAGATATTACACGAAAAAGTTTAGTAAATATAGATGTTTTTAAGTAA
- a CDS encoding tyrosine-type recombinase/integrase, protein MSASFVKRSPQGKYCDGAGLGLNVRKDNTRSWFFRYTHHNKRREMGLGSVTKLSLKEARELARYYSDILKEGNDPIVFREQTVLKQQSNMFKEIAQAAFESKKAELKNEGKNGRWFSPLELHVIPHIGNLPIEKLTANIIRNVLASLWHEKADTARKALNRINICLKYAAALGLDVDLQACMKARVLLGKPRATSTSIPAMPWQEVPVFYQSLDDKILSNLALKLLILTGARSYPLRYLRLEQIDKNIWTIPKENMKGIVGKVSDFRVPLSHEALKVIEKSLPFEKNGFLFAGLRGNPISDASMAKYMTVCGLTYRPHGFRSSLRDWISETTSTPFEIAETVLAHSVRSSVTKAYMRTDFLEQRYVLLEQWAAFISGEA, encoded by the coding sequence TTGTCAGCATCATTCGTAAAGAGGTCTCCGCAGGGTAAATATTGTGACGGGGCAGGGCTAGGGTTAAATGTTCGAAAAGACAATACACGCTCTTGGTTTTTTCGCTATACGCACCACAATAAGCGCCGTGAAATGGGGCTTGGTTCTGTTACGAAACTCTCTTTAAAAGAAGCGCGCGAGCTTGCAAGATATTATAGTGATATTCTTAAAGAAGGCAATGACCCTATTGTCTTTCGAGAACAGACCGTCTTAAAACAGCAAAGCAATATGTTTAAAGAAATTGCGCAGGCAGCTTTTGAAAGTAAAAAAGCAGAGTTGAAAAACGAAGGTAAAAACGGTCGCTGGTTTTCTCCACTAGAATTGCACGTTATTCCACACATAGGTAATTTACCTATAGAAAAATTAACAGCCAATATCATTCGCAATGTTCTCGCATCCCTTTGGCATGAAAAAGCAGACACAGCGCGAAAAGCACTTAACCGTATCAATATTTGTTTGAAATATGCAGCGGCTCTTGGTTTAGATGTTGATCTACAGGCTTGTATGAAGGCACGCGTGCTTTTAGGAAAACCACGTGCGACATCAACAAGTATTCCTGCTATGCCATGGCAAGAAGTGCCGGTTTTTTATCAGAGCTTGGATGATAAGATCCTTTCCAATTTAGCACTAAAGCTCCTTATTTTGACGGGAGCACGATCATATCCATTGCGATATTTGCGTCTTGAACAAATAGATAAAAATATATGGACGATACCAAAAGAAAATATGAAGGGTATTGTGGGAAAAGTTTCAGATTTTCGCGTGCCATTAAGTCATGAAGCTTTAAAAGTGATTGAAAAGTCTCTTCCCTTTGAAAAAAATGGTTTTTTATTTGCTGGTCTTAGAGGCAACCCCATTTCTGATGCAAGCATGGCAAAATATATGACAGTTTGTGGTTTGACTTATCGTCCCCATGGTTTTCGTTCAAGCTTACGGGATTGGATATCAGAGACAACGTCAACACCGTTTGAGATTGCCGAAACTGTTCTTGCGCATTCAGTTAGGAGTTCAGTGACAAAAGCTTATATGCGAACGGATTTTTTAGAACAGCGATATGTTCTCTTGGAACAGTGGGCTGCATTTATATCAGGAGAGGCTTGA
- a CDS encoding ERF family protein translates to MSEQNTNLTEVEETHHLAVEQTAMERILNRALENDIDMDRLERLIALREKEIERQNYERFVTDLSNMQIEYQKIQKNSKNTHTNSQYAPLDQYIDAVKKPLAKHRFALFSRIKEQSSDNIIIEMTLTHPSGNKISTEGKFPYDTKGCKSNIQSVGSAITYARRYLLGMLLNRLIMNEIRELMEQTQSEESKLLSFIGVKKFTDMSYKQA, encoded by the coding sequence ATGAGTGAACAAAACACTAACCTAACAGAAGTTGAAGAAACACATCACTTAGCCGTCGAACAAACTGCTATGGAACGCATTTTAAACAGAGCCTTAGAAAATGATATCGATATGGACCGTCTCGAGCGTCTCATTGCCTTACGAGAAAAAGAAATAGAACGACAAAACTACGAAAGATTTGTCACTGATCTTTCGAATATGCAAATAGAATATCAAAAAATACAAAAAAACTCTAAAAACACCCATACAAACAGCCAATATGCACCCCTTGACCAGTACATTGATGCTGTAAAGAAGCCTCTTGCAAAACACCGTTTTGCTTTGTTTTCTCGTATCAAAGAACAGAGTTCAGACAATATAATTATAGAAATGACTTTGACGCATCCGTCTGGGAATAAAATCTCAACAGAAGGAAAGTTTCCTTATGACACTAAAGGATGCAAATCAAATATACAATCGGTTGGTTCTGCAATCACATACGCACGCAGATATCTGTTAGGCATGCTTCTTAATCGCTTAATAATGAATGAGATCAGAGAATTAATGGAACAGACACAGTCTGAAGAAAGCAAACTTCTCTCTTTCATAGGAGTAAAAAAATTCACAGATATGTCTTATAAACAAGCCTAA
- a CDS encoding DUF488 family protein — protein sequence MCNIKHIIIQPAKDEEFCFFTIGYEGKSLENYLKSLIENNIKTLCDVRKNPISRKHGFSKRQLEKAVSNIDIEYMHMPELGIASEKRRNLKTQQDYDRLFEDYQDTTLKNNSCAINKLYQIFLNKKRVAITCFEANVCMCHRGQLALALTQLPDWKYEIEHI from the coding sequence GTGTGTAACATCAAACATATTATCATACAGCCTGCTAAAGATGAGGAATTTTGTTTTTTTACCATTGGCTATGAAGGGAAGTCCCTTGAGAATTATCTTAAGAGTCTCATAGAAAACAATATCAAAACTTTATGTGATGTTCGTAAAAATCCAATAAGTAGAAAACATGGATTTTCGAAAAGACAATTAGAGAAAGCTGTAAGCAATATTGATATTGAATATATGCATATGCCTGAACTTGGAATTGCTTCTGAAAAACGAAGAAATTTGAAAACACAACAAGATTATGACCGCCTTTTTGAAGATTATCAAGATACAACTCTCAAGAATAATTCTTGTGCAATAAACAAATTATATCAAATATTTTTAAACAAAAAGCGCGTTGCAATCACCTGTTTTGAAGCCAATGTATGCATGTGCCATAGAGGACAACTCGCATTAGCTCTTACTCAATTGCCTGATTGGAAATATGAAATTGAACACATCTAA
- a CDS encoding amino acid permease has product MFEKKHDELKRNLQNRHIQMIALGGVIGTGLFYGSTEAIQLAGPSVVLSYLVGGLIMYFIMRMLGEMSVEEPSSGAFSFFAYKYWGRLAGFITGWNYWFLYILVSMAELTVIGFYLDHWILIDHWKASFIVLLFVTFVNLFNVRFYGEFEFACALIKVAAVIGMIILGIFLIVTGLGENQANINYLWDHGGFFPYGAAGVVLATSVAMFSFGGTELIGIAAGEASNPQKTIPAAIHQVMWRIIIFYIGSISVIMIISPWNMIGKNGSPFVTIFETIGIPAAGHILNFVVIMAAISVYNSGIYSNGRMLYSLAVQKNAPHIFSKLSAARVPYIAILFSSFCTVLIIVVNALVPDNSFMRIMALATAAAVITWAIIVIVHLKFRNAHKNRKGDFTYGFGLYPYANYLCLCFLALLFCIMFISGFGQNGLMTRLFDIIGISVPFLETYIPVQMPDMSLAVIIIPLWFLLLLLGYKLKR; this is encoded by the coding sequence ATGTTTGAAAAAAAGCACGATGAATTAAAGCGTAACCTTCAAAATCGCCATATTCAAATGATTGCTTTGGGTGGTGTTATTGGGACAGGACTTTTTTATGGGTCAACCGAGGCAATTCAGTTAGCTGGTCCCTCAGTTGTTTTATCTTATCTTGTCGGCGGGCTTATTATGTATTTCATTATGCGAATGCTTGGTGAAATGTCAGTAGAAGAACCGTCTTCAGGAGCATTTAGTTTTTTTGCTTATAAATATTGGGGGAGATTAGCTGGTTTCATAACAGGTTGGAATTATTGGTTTCTTTATATTCTTGTGAGCATGGCTGAACTTACAGTGATAGGGTTTTATCTTGATCATTGGATTTTGATTGATCATTGGAAAGCATCTTTCATTGTTCTTTTATTTGTTACATTCGTTAACTTGTTTAATGTTCGTTTTTATGGAGAATTTGAATTTGCTTGTGCTTTGATCAAAGTGGCTGCTGTTATTGGTATGATTATTTTGGGAATTTTTCTCATTGTCACTGGACTAGGGGAAAATCAAGCGAATATTAACTATCTTTGGGACCATGGCGGTTTTTTTCCTTATGGAGCAGCAGGGGTTGTTTTAGCGACTTCTGTAGCAATGTTTTCTTTTGGAGGAACAGAGCTTATTGGTATTGCTGCTGGAGAGGCATCTAATCCACAAAAAACAATTCCAGCGGCTATCCATCAAGTTATGTGGAGGATTATAATTTTTTATATTGGTTCTATTAGCGTTATTATGATAATCAGCCCTTGGAATATGATTGGAAAAAATGGTAGTCCATTTGTTACAATTTTCGAGACTATAGGAATTCCTGCTGCTGGTCATATTTTGAATTTTGTGGTGATTATGGCTGCTATTTCTGTTTACAATAGTGGCATTTATTCTAATGGCCGTATGCTTTATAGTTTAGCTGTACAAAAAAATGCACCACATATTTTTAGTAAACTGAGTGCTGCGCGTGTTCCTTATATTGCTATCCTTTTTTCATCATTCTGTACGGTGTTGATTATCGTTGTTAATGCTCTTGTTCCTGATAATAGTTTCATGCGGATCATGGCTCTTGCAACTGCAGCAGCAGTGATTACTTGGGCCATTATTGTTATTGTTCATTTGAAGTTTCGCAATGCGCATAAGAACAGAAAAGGCGACTTTACTTATGGGTTTGGTTTATATCCTTACGCTAACTATCTTTGCCTCTGCTTTCTTGCTTTATTATTTTGCATCATGTTTATCAGTGGTTTTGGGCAAAATGGATTGATGACTCGGCTTTTTGATATAATAGGAATAAGCGTGCCTTTTCTTGAAACATATATTCCTGTACAGATGCCTGATATGAGTTTAGCAGTCATTATTATTCCTCTATGGTTCTTGTTATTACTTTTAGGTTATAAACTGAAAAGATAG